From Micromonospora rhizosphaerae, the proteins below share one genomic window:
- the otsB gene encoding trehalose-phosphatase produces MPPLNLGNQPPKTPLDVEDAWRATAERAADMVLSFDFDGTLAPVGDDPTAVRPAPKVLAALQALAPVVSRIAIVSARPVEFLRDQFGGLAGIDLYGLYGLEHSHSGGETVTEPAALPWVPTMAELADQARAELPPGALVEFKRLSVALHWRTAPQLGDLVQEWGRAQAERLGLRCQAGRMVLELKPPVDRDKGMVIGEIVREAGGAWYFGDDVSDIKAFAALRARAAADPHFIGVCVAVANPETGHEVADAADLTLDSPAALGDFLTRALPHLA; encoded by the coding sequence GTGCCGCCGTTGAATCTGGGGAACCAGCCGCCGAAGACCCCGTTGGACGTCGAAGACGCGTGGCGCGCCACCGCCGAGCGGGCGGCCGATATGGTGCTCTCCTTCGACTTCGACGGCACCCTCGCGCCGGTGGGCGACGACCCGACCGCGGTCCGGCCGGCCCCGAAGGTGCTCGCCGCGCTGCAGGCGCTCGCCCCGGTCGTAAGCCGGATCGCCATCGTCTCCGCGCGACCGGTGGAGTTCCTCCGCGACCAGTTCGGCGGCCTCGCCGGGATCGACCTGTACGGACTCTACGGCCTGGAGCACAGCCACTCCGGTGGCGAGACGGTGACCGAGCCGGCCGCCCTGCCCTGGGTGCCCACCATGGCCGAACTGGCTGACCAGGCCCGGGCCGAGCTGCCGCCGGGCGCGCTGGTGGAGTTCAAGCGGCTCTCCGTCGCGCTGCACTGGCGGACCGCGCCGCAACTCGGCGACCTGGTGCAGGAGTGGGGCCGCGCCCAGGCCGAACGGCTCGGGCTGCGCTGCCAGGCCGGCCGGATGGTGCTGGAGCTGAAGCCCCCGGTCGACCGGGACAAGGGCATGGTGATCGGCGAGATCGTCCGGGAAGCCGGCGGCGCCTGGTACTTCGGCGACGACGTCTCGGACATCAAGGCCTTCGCCGCGCTGCGCGCCCGGGCCGCCGCCGACCCGCACTTCATCGGCGTCTGCGTCGCCGTGGCCAACCCGGAGACCGGTCACGAGGTCGCCGACGCCGCCGACCTAACCCTCGACTCCCCCGCCGCCCTAGGCGACTTCCTCACCCGAGCCCTCCCCCACCTAGCCTGA
- a CDS encoding geranylgeranyl reductase family protein: MGDEFDVIVVGAGPAGSAAALAARRAEARVLLLDRDDFPRDKACGDGVAAHALDVLAELGVTDAVAGYAPLPALRLVGPGGGAVARALPRPAYTVPREVFDARLVAAAVAAGAELRRHTVRRLEVREDRVVLDGKLSGRAVVGADGAGSVVRRALGQPVNPDRHLALAIRGYAPALAGPPEQLIVTSAARWPAYAWSFPIGDGRANVGYGEVLRGEPLTRAHLLDRLAALLPGTDLAAVTGLRAHHLPLSTHRPAPGRGRVVLAGDAFSLINPFTGEGIFYALRSGALAGAAAAGAPGQAARRYADTLRRRLGTHLRHSTVAAWLARRRRVVDAAVRAARRDDRVYRNVVELGLGDGRLDARTLAMIGIGLPMRDQAPRR, encoded by the coding sequence GTGGGCGACGAGTTCGACGTCATCGTGGTCGGGGCGGGGCCGGCCGGGTCGGCCGCCGCGCTCGCCGCCCGCCGGGCCGAAGCCCGGGTGCTGCTGCTCGACCGGGACGACTTCCCTCGGGACAAGGCCTGCGGGGACGGCGTCGCCGCGCACGCCCTCGACGTGCTCGCCGAGCTGGGCGTGACCGACGCGGTCGCCGGCTACGCCCCGCTGCCCGCGCTGCGGCTGGTCGGGCCGGGCGGCGGAGCGGTGGCCCGCGCGCTGCCCCGGCCGGCGTACACCGTGCCCCGGGAGGTCTTCGACGCCCGGCTGGTGGCGGCGGCGGTCGCTGCCGGAGCGGAGTTGCGCCGGCACACCGTCCGCCGGCTGGAGGTCCGCGAAGACCGGGTGGTGCTGGACGGGAAGCTGTCCGGGCGGGCCGTGGTGGGCGCGGACGGCGCCGGCTCGGTGGTCCGCCGGGCGCTCGGCCAGCCGGTGAACCCGGACCGCCACCTGGCGCTGGCCATCCGGGGGTACGCTCCGGCGCTGGCCGGCCCGCCCGAGCAGCTCATCGTCACCTCGGCGGCGCGCTGGCCGGCGTACGCCTGGTCCTTCCCGATCGGTGACGGCCGGGCGAACGTCGGGTACGGGGAGGTGCTGCGCGGCGAGCCGCTGACCCGGGCGCACCTGCTGGACCGCCTCGCCGCCCTGCTCCCCGGCACGGACCTGGCCGCGGTGACCGGGCTGCGCGCCCACCACCTGCCGCTCTCCACGCACCGGCCGGCGCCGGGGCGGGGCCGGGTGGTGCTGGCCGGTGACGCGTTCTCGCTGATCAATCCGTTCACCGGCGAGGGGATCTTCTACGCGCTGCGCTCCGGCGCACTGGCTGGCGCGGCGGCGGCCGGCGCCCCGGGGCAGGCGGCCCGCCGGTACGCCGACACGCTGCGCCGGCGGCTCGGCACGCACCTGCGGCACAGCACGGTCGCGGCCTGGCTGGCCCGGCGGCGGCGAGTGGTCGACGCGGCCGTCCGGGCGGCCCGCCGCGACGACCGGGTCTACCGGAACGTGGTCGAGCTGGGCCTGGGCGACGGGCGGCTCGACGCGCGGACCCTCGCCATGATCGGCATCGGTCTCCCGATGCGGGATCAAGCACCGCGGCGCTGA
- a CDS encoding isoprenyl transferase, whose translation MTLRKLLYSVYERRLTAKLAGKPVPRHVGVMCDGNRRWAREMGFVDPNDGHRMGAERIKELLRWCDAAGVGHVTLWLLSTDNLSRPAAELDPLLQIIEDLTTELAEEGNPWRLRMVGALDVLPAHHAAALKAAEERTRGRSGGAQVNIAVGYGGRREIADAVRSLLLEHAAGGGTIEELANSIDVDHISEHLYTKGLPDPDLIIRTSGEQRLSGFMLWQSAHSEFYFCELNWPDFRRVDFLRALRSYATRQRRFGV comes from the coding sequence ATGACTCTGCGGAAACTCCTCTACTCCGTGTACGAGCGCCGGCTGACGGCGAAGCTCGCGGGCAAGCCGGTGCCCCGGCACGTCGGCGTCATGTGCGACGGCAACCGCAGATGGGCCCGGGAGATGGGCTTCGTCGACCCGAACGACGGCCACCGGATGGGCGCCGAGCGGATCAAGGAGCTGCTGCGCTGGTGTGACGCCGCCGGGGTGGGCCACGTCACGCTCTGGCTGCTGTCCACCGACAACCTGTCCCGGCCGGCCGCCGAGCTGGACCCGCTGCTCCAGATCATCGAGGACCTCACCACGGAGCTGGCCGAGGAGGGCAACCCCTGGCGGCTGCGGATGGTGGGCGCGCTCGACGTGCTCCCCGCGCACCACGCGGCCGCGCTGAAGGCCGCCGAGGAGCGCACCCGGGGGCGCAGCGGCGGCGCCCAGGTCAACATCGCGGTCGGGTACGGCGGCCGGCGGGAGATCGCCGACGCGGTCCGCTCGCTGCTGCTGGAGCATGCGGCGGGCGGCGGCACCATCGAGGAGCTGGCCAACTCGATCGACGTCGACCACATCTCCGAGCACCTCTACACCAAGGGCCTGCCCGACCCGGACCTGATCATCCGGACCAGCGGGGAGCAGCGTCTCTCCGGCTTCATGCTCTGGCAGAGCGCCCACTCGGAGTTCTACTTCTGCGAGCTGAACTGGCCCGACTTCCGCCGGGTCGACTTCCTCCGCGCCCTGCGCTCCTACGCCACCCGCCAACGCCGCTTCGGCGTCTGA
- a CDS encoding phosphoenolpyruvate carboxykinase (GTP): protein MVAPATVRGIEQAPTSHPKLLAWVREVAELTTPDRVVWVDGSDEEWRRLTDELVENGTLIRLNPEKKPNSFYARTDPGDVARVEERTYICSADEADAGPTNNWMAPDEMKRTMTDLYRGSMRGRTMYVIPFCMGPTEAENPMFGVEITDSGYVVASMRIMTRMGAKILEAMGDDADFVHALHSIGAPLAPGQQDVPWPCNETKYISHFPETREIWSFGSGYGGNSLLGKKCYSLRIASVMGRDEGWLAEHMLILKITSPEGKVYHVAGAFPSACGKTNLAMLEPTIPGWKVETIGDDIAWMRFGPDGRLYAINPEYGLFGVAPGTGWKTNANAMRTIERGNSVFTNVGITDDGDVWWEGMGDPPSHLIDWKGRDWTPESGELSSHANSRFCTPIIQCPILAEDYYDPNGVPIDAILFGGRRRDTVPLVTEARDWVHGVYMGATLSSETTAAASGAVGVVRRDPMAMLPFIGYHAGDYFRHWIEMGKGADGDAAKLPRIYYVNWFRKDPEGNFLWPGFGENSRVLKWVIERLEGRAEAVETPIGMVPAQDSLDVEGLDMTAEDVRIALKVDPEEWRRELPLVTEWFEKFGDKLPGVLWAELDALRARLDAEQPQRQV, encoded by the coding sequence ATGGTTGCTCCGGCCACGGTTCGGGGTATCGAACAGGCCCCGACGTCCCACCCCAAACTGCTCGCCTGGGTCCGAGAGGTCGCGGAACTGACCACCCCCGACCGGGTCGTCTGGGTGGACGGGTCCGATGAGGAGTGGCGCCGCCTCACCGACGAGCTCGTCGAGAACGGCACCCTGATCCGGCTGAATCCCGAGAAGAAGCCCAACTCGTTCTACGCGCGTACCGACCCGGGCGATGTCGCGCGGGTCGAGGAGCGCACCTACATCTGCTCCGCGGACGAGGCGGACGCCGGCCCCACCAACAACTGGATGGCGCCGGACGAGATGAAGCGGACCATGACGGACCTGTACCGCGGTTCGATGCGCGGACGCACCATGTACGTCATCCCGTTCTGCATGGGCCCGACCGAGGCCGAGAACCCGATGTTCGGCGTCGAGATCACCGACAGCGGGTACGTGGTCGCCTCGATGCGGATCATGACCCGGATGGGCGCCAAGATTCTTGAGGCGATGGGCGACGACGCGGACTTCGTGCACGCACTGCACTCGATCGGCGCCCCGCTCGCCCCCGGCCAGCAGGACGTGCCGTGGCCGTGCAACGAGACGAAGTACATCTCGCACTTCCCGGAGACCCGGGAGATCTGGTCCTTCGGCTCCGGCTACGGCGGCAACTCGCTGCTCGGCAAGAAGTGCTACTCGCTGCGCATCGCCAGCGTGATGGGGCGGGACGAGGGCTGGCTCGCCGAGCACATGCTGATCCTCAAGATCACCTCGCCGGAGGGCAAGGTCTACCACGTGGCCGGCGCGTTCCCGTCGGCCTGCGGCAAGACCAACCTCGCCATGCTCGAGCCGACCATCCCCGGCTGGAAGGTCGAGACCATCGGCGACGACATCGCCTGGATGCGGTTCGGCCCCGACGGCCGGCTCTACGCGATCAACCCGGAGTACGGCCTCTTCGGCGTCGCGCCGGGCACCGGATGGAAGACGAACGCCAACGCGATGCGCACCATCGAGCGCGGCAACTCGGTCTTCACCAACGTCGGCATCACCGACGACGGGGACGTCTGGTGGGAGGGCATGGGTGACCCGCCGTCCCACCTGATCGACTGGAAGGGCCGGGACTGGACGCCGGAGAGCGGGGAGCTCTCCTCGCACGCCAACAGCCGGTTCTGCACCCCGATCATCCAGTGCCCGATCCTCGCCGAGGACTACTACGACCCGAACGGGGTGCCGATCGACGCGATCCTGTTCGGTGGCCGCCGCCGCGACACCGTCCCGCTGGTGACCGAGGCCCGCGACTGGGTGCACGGCGTCTACATGGGCGCCACCCTCTCCTCGGAGACCACCGCGGCGGCCTCCGGCGCGGTCGGCGTCGTGCGGCGCGACCCGATGGCGATGCTGCCGTTCATCGGCTACCACGCCGGCGACTACTTCCGGCACTGGATCGAGATGGGCAAGGGCGCCGACGGCGACGCGGCGAAGCTGCCCAGGATCTACTACGTGAACTGGTTCCGCAAGGACCCGGAGGGCAACTTCCTCTGGCCGGGCTTCGGCGAGAACTCCCGGGTGCTCAAGTGGGTCATCGAGCGGCTCGAGGGGCGCGCCGAGGCCGTCGAGACCCCGATCGGCATGGTCCCGGCCCAGGACTCGCTCGACGTCGAGGGTCTGGACATGACGGCGGAGGACGTCCGGATCGCCCTCAAGGTCGACCCGGAGGAGTGGCGCCGGGAGCTGCCGCTGGTCACCGAGTGGTTCGAGAAGTTCGGGGACAAGCTCCCCGGCGTCCTCTGGGCGGAGCTGGACGCGCTGCGCGCCCGGCTCGACGCGGAGCAGCCACAGCGACAGGTGTGA
- a CDS encoding helix-turn-helix domain-containing protein, whose amino-acid sequence MTETANARKIAFATFVRRALDDARAMRAWSGTEVSRRTGVSRQTINRWVRGDWASDPEVERVVAFCDGLGLNPATAFTALGWDRTAPPRSAPHPPPMDPDVEALLRRLVDPNVSDAEKFHIRETIRYLAYRPTIPLDAGKRGRRAG is encoded by the coding sequence GTGACCGAGACCGCCAACGCACGGAAGATCGCGTTCGCCACCTTCGTCCGCCGGGCGCTCGACGACGCCCGGGCCATGCGGGCCTGGAGCGGCACCGAGGTCTCCCGACGCACCGGCGTCTCCCGCCAGACCATCAACCGCTGGGTCCGCGGCGACTGGGCCAGCGATCCGGAGGTCGAGCGGGTGGTCGCCTTCTGCGACGGGCTCGGGCTCAATCCGGCCACCGCCTTCACCGCGCTCGGCTGGGACCGGACGGCTCCGCCGCGCAGCGCCCCGCACCCCCCGCCGATGGATCCGGACGTCGAGGCGCTGCTGCGCCGGCTGGTGGACCCGAACGTCTCGGACGCGGAGAAGTTCCACATTCGGGAGACCATTCGCTACCTCGCCTACCGTCCGACGATCCCTCTCGATGCCGGAAAACGAGGCAGGCGGGCCGGGTAG